The region AAGACAGTTCTTCCGATTCAGTGGCTTTGATTTTGATGTTTTCCTCTTCGACCATCTTGTTGATTTCCTTCATCACATCAAAGAACACGACGAGTTTATCGAGCGGGATTCTCTCACGAATCATGTTATTAAACTGAATAACACCATCGCGAGCCATTTCCCGTTTAGCCTTCCCTTCGTCGGTGAGGTAGATCCGGACAAATCGCTTATCATTCCCGTCTACTTCCCGCCGAATCAGCCCCCGTTCTTCCAAACTTTTCAGCATTCGGACCAGTGACCGGGGTTCCATACCCAGCAACGGACCAATTTTAGTAGCTGGCGTACCTTCTTCCAGATCGACATTCAGCAATACATAACCAATCGCCATGGTAATACCGAACCGGGAAGCATACGCATTGTACATTCGCGAAATAGCATGCCAGCCCCACTTTATGTGAAAATCTACGGTCTTTTCCTTTTTCATGATCAGTATCGTCCTCAGTCCAACTTCCAGATGTAAATCTACTATTTTTTTTGAAAATAGTATGCTTGCATACTAATATCCGAGCCGGGATTTCTACAAGATTCAAAAGATTGACAAGATTATCGGCATCAACAGGATTAGGATACTGAAATCAGTTGTAACGGCTAATCTTGTTAATCTTTCAAATCTTATTAAAATCCCGGTTCTGCCAGCAGTTTATCGACCAGTCGATTGAACTCTTCAACGTATTGATCGTAGTATTTGCCCGTACCAGGGCCGGAGAACCCGGTATGTATATGCCGCACCTGCCCTTTTTTATCGATAAAAATAGTGGTTGGAAAGGCGACAACAGCGTTTAAATCTGGTAAGGCTTTGGACGCCTGCGCTTTGTCATTCGTACCGGCCAGCGCAACAGGGTAGTCGATCTGGAACCGCTGCTTCATCCGCTCGATCTTCGGTCCCGACTCGCTCATCTCCGCCGACCGCTCGAAGGCCAACCCTACCACCTCCACTCCACGCTGTTTATTTCGCTTGTACCAGGGGCTTAAGAAGTTAGTTTCATCCATGCAGTTGGGGCACCAGGAACCCATGATCTGCACAATCGTCACTTTGTTTTTAAAGCGCGGGTCGGTGGTCGATACCGTTTTGCCGCCGGGCTCAGGAAACGAAAAATTGAGGGTTTTGGCCCCCGGCTTCAAATACGTCAGTTTAGCCGGGTCGGGGAGATCTGCCGCTGGATCGAAACGGGCAACCCAGGCTTCGTAACCCGATACACCGGCCCAATGCCCACCCGTAAGGGTTTTCGTAGCCGGATCGTGTTTGGCTTTGAACAGGTAAATGTGCGACCCATCAAAACAGGACAGAAATAAACTGTCGCCCACTACATTGCCGTCGAGATAGCGATAATCGCCGGTTGGTGTCAGGAACGTACCAGCCAGGCGATTTCCTTTCTGGTCAAATACCCCAACGGCGTTCACAGTATCCACTTTGCCGCTTTTACTCCCGAAGTCCGTAGCCCATTTTCCCGTTAAATTGGTAGTAGCCGATTTATTATCGGGCACAAACCGATAGGCCAGCCCGTGTTGGGCACTAAATGGCAGTGTTTGCGTCTGTTGGGCGGTTCGACGCCGACGCCATACACCCCGTAGCTGATTACCGTTTATCTTTGCAACTAATTCTGACTCGAACAATGTCATCGGGATGCGAAGCGAATCATTCTGAACGGTAGCGGGGTCCATTTTTAGGCGTTCGTTACCGTTGATTGCAAAGACTGTGTAGGTTTTGGGATCGGTGGCCGTTGGCTGAATGTCCAGACCAAAAGGCAATTCGCCCCCTTTGGTTTTCAGGACGGCCCGATAGGTACCGGGTTTAACCGTTGCCGGAGTCGATTGGCCGGAGCAGGCCGACGGTAAAAGCAGCAATGTGACGGCTGCCATGGGAAGAAGATGTTTCATAGTGTTTACTAAATTCAGGATGCAGGCTGTAGCTGGTAGGCAAGTATACGTACTAAATGGTACAAATAGAGCCTACTAACTGAGTGTCAACGTCCAAAATAACGACTGCTAACTACGGTTAGTTTCTGAATGGCTACTTACCACGAACCCGTTTTATTACAGGCCTGTATCGACGGGCTGAATTTACAACCCGGCGGCACCTACGTCGACATCACCTTTGGCGGAGGAGGCCACAGCCGGGAAATCCTGAACCAGTTGGAAGGCGGTAAGCTTTTCGGCTTCGATCAGGATGCCGACGCCCGCGCCAACGCCCAGGCCATCGGCGACTCCAGACTTACTTTTGTGGCGTCTAACTTCCGCAATATCAAGCGTTACCTGCGGCTTTACAAAGCAGAACAGGTAGACGGCATCCTGGCCGACCTCGGTATTTCGTCGCACCAGATCGACACCCCCGAACGTGGTTTTTCGACCCGCTTCGACGCTGATCTTGACATGCGGATGAATCAGAATGCGGATAAAACGGCCCGGCAGGTCGTTAATGAGTATCCGGAAGCCGAGCTGCACCGGATTTTGGGCATGTATGGTGAAATCACTAATGCCCGAACGGCAGCCGCGGCACTGGTGTCGGCCCGCTCTAACCGTCCTCTCAAAACGGTCAATGATCTTAAAGCCGCTTTACAGCGACTGGCACCACGGGGTAAAGAGAACAAATATTTTGCGCAGGTTTTCCAGGCGCTTCGCATTGAAGTGAACGAGGAGTTACAGGCACTGGAGGAGTTTCTGGAACAGGTGCCGGATATTCTCAAACCCGGCGGCAGGCTGGTCGTGATGTCGTATCACTCCCTCGAAGACCGGCTTGTGAAGAACTTCATCAACAAAGGAAAATTTCAGGGAGAAGTAGAGAAAGACTTGTTCGGCAACGACCTTAAACCCTTGCAATCCATCACACGCAAACCAGTCGAAGCGACGCCCGAGGAGATAGCTCGTAACCCGCGCGCCCGCAGCGCCAAACTCCGGATTGCGGAGAAGTTATAGGGTTTCATTCCATATTTTAGCCTGGGCCGCTACTGGTGCCCTGCGTTATACGTTTGGTGATCGTTGGTGATCACCAAACTATACCCGATGAAGCTTAGCACGCATATTTGCGCCCGGATCTTGTCCGTTTTAACTAAAAGCTGTAAGGAACCGTAATGGTGTCGGTCTCGATTTCGTTGCTGACATTCAATGCCCGGTCCCGAATCTGAATACGGAATTTGAACGGGTAATTTGTAAACCTTGTGCCGTAAGGGTAAATCTGCCTTAAATCAAGGTTTCCCTCAATGGCGCCCGATTGTCCTTCGCGGGTCAGACGGGGAAACCACAGCGAATTGGTTTCCACACTGGGCACCTCTATATACTGATTATTCACCAACCGAAACGTCTGAATCCGGTAATTACCCCAGTTGCCCGCCTGCGCGTACCGAAGCGAATCGGCACCACTGGGGGGAACATTATTGCCCAGATCGCCATCGCCGTCTTTAAAGCCGATGGTAATCACCAAGGAATCTCGCCGTTGCTGACCAACACCCGTACCTGCTTCCAGCGTGTATTTGCTCAGACCTTTAAATTCGATTTGCGGAACATTCGAATAATTGGGCTCCTCGAAACAGGCGGTAACAGTGGCTCCAAGTACCCCAAGCAGGGCGTACCGGCCTACGGCCCGTTTGATTTTATACAGCGTCTTCATGTGCGTTGAGTTATCCTACCAATACTTAACAGAAACACCTTCAGGGTAAGTATGTTCAGGTTTCGGATAAAGACTCGCCTACGCACCGGAAGGTTGTAAACAGACGCTGATTTTTTAGCGTAATCAGTCTTTTTTCTCCATTACACAAACAAAAAGGAGTCGGATAGACGCTCTGCTCTACCTGACTCCCTGTAAACAAATTGACCCTAATTACTGGGCTGATACCAGTTCAATATCGAAGCGCATGGGTGCGTAGGGCGGAATAACCGACCGGCCCGTGGCTCCGTAGCCGATTTTGGATGGCATGATAATCGTTGCTTTCTCACCAACTTTAAGTTTGGACAGTCCTTCATCGAAACCAGCAACAGACTGGCCCAGTGTAAACCCAACGGTACCAGTGCCTGTGCTGTCAAAAGCCGACGACGACCTCAGCAAAGTGCCTCGGTAGCGCACATTAAGGGTTTGATTGCCCAGCGGGGTCGCACCATTGCTGTTTGTTACTGTTTTAATAAACCGCAGCCCGCTTACCGTGACCTCGGTAGGTGTCAGTTTATTAGCCGTCATGTATTCGTTTATCTGCTGATCTTCAGTGCGTATCCGTTTCAGGGTTACGTTGAGCCGAACCGGCGTGTTGGGCGGGATAGCGCCATCCAAACTCCCCGATGAGCCAAAGGCGTAATCAGACGGCAACAGGATAACGCCCTGATCGCCCTCCCGCATGCGGAACAGCCCTTCCGTTAAGCCCGGATTCGTAGCCACCAGATAGGTATAGCTAGACTTGGTGGCATAGGTCGAATCAACAAACTTGTCGGTTACGGCAGTACCGCTACCCCGAACCAGTGTGTATAGTGTGTAACTGAACTCTGCTTCCTGCCCGTTGGCCGGGCTTACGGTAGAACCTCCGGCTTTGGTGAGCGCGTAATATATGCCATTGGCGGTCATTGACCCGTTAAGCCCTTTACTGGCTGCATAATCTTGAATAATTGCCTTGTCGGCTTCAAACACATCGGCTCCGCTGGTATCGACGTTTTCTTTTTGACAGGAAGTGAAGCCGCCAACCAGCAATAAACCAAGAATCAATTGAAGAGAGTTACGCATGAAAATAAAGGTAAAGAAGTATAGCTGGGTATATTATTCTGCAAAGGTAGCAAAGTGCTGGTGTTTCATGGAATAAATGCCTGCCCGCTGACATGACCAACAAAAAATGGTTTGTGTTACCGACACAAACCATTTTTCCTTCAAAAAGCCGAGAAATTACTTGACGGATACTACTTCCAGGTCAAAGCTAAGGGGCGAATACGGCGGAATCACGTAAGTTTGATTCTGGGCGGCTCCCGTTGCCCCATACCCCAGCGACGACGGGAAAATGACGGTTGCCTTTTCGCCTACTTTGAGTTTTAACAAACCCTCCTCAAAACCAGGCACGTATTTCAATACACCAACGGTTTTAGTATCGGTTCCGGTACCACCCGCAAATCCGGTTGTGGCACGCAGTAATTTACCGGCAAAGTTTATCGTTATCGTTTGATTAGCCGTTGGGGTTGCTCCTGTTGGATTATCCTTCGTTTTAATGAACCGCAAGCCCGTTGTCGTTTTCTCGGTAACCACCAGATTGTTCGCGGCTATGTAATCATCGATCTGCTGGTCCTCGGTCCGGGCGCGTCGAACGGTTACGTCGAACCGAACGGGCGAGTTGGCCGGAATGGTATTATCGGAAGTCGCCACGTTACCAAAGGCAAGCAACGAGGGCATGATCATAATAGCCGATTCGCCTTCGTGCATTTTCTTGAGGCCTTCTTCCAGACCCGACTTCAACGAACCAGAGAAAAATGGAATGTATGCGGGTGTTTTCACATAGGCAGAATCCACAACTTTATCGGTCACTGCAGTACTATTGGTCACACCCGTATTACTCGGTCCGTTCAGCACATACAGCTTGTAATTGAATTCTATTTCCTGGCCATAGGTCGGCACGACTGTCGATGAGCTGGGAACTGTTGTCTGAAAATAAAGACCGGAAGCCGAGGTCGTTCCCGAAAGGCCTTTACTGATCGCATAGTTGTTGATGTCGGTCTGATTGGCGGCAAATACCGTAGCCGCATCAGCGTTAGAGTCGATACTTTGCGGCTGACAAGATACCAGCCCCCCAATCAGCAAGGCACCTAAAATGACGGAATGAAATGTACGCATGAAGAAGATAATAACGAAAGAAACATAAATACTACGCCCATTGACCCCAAAACGTGGCAAAAGGTTGTACTTCCTCTCCTATTTGTCGATTATGGGAGTAACACCTGGTCAATAATATGAATTACGCCACTGTTAGCCGGTATGTTACCCTGCTTGACGGTAGCCGTTGTCGCATTCTTATTTCCCTTTATCGTGAGCAGGTTCGCCGTCGACAATACAATTAGTCGGTTTCCGGTGAGTAACGTATTCAGTGTACCCGTTTGAAACTGGTTGGAAAACGTAACCCCCGATACCACATGATACAGCAGCACATTCGTCAGGGTTTGCAGATTAGCCGCGTTGATAGCCGCCAGATCGGTATAACCCGCCGATCTGAAAGCTGCATCGTTCGGGGCGAATATAGTGACCAGATTGGTCGATGCGTTGTTGCTCAAGGTAGCTAACAGAGTTGGATTACTGGCAGCCACTCTATTTACGGCAGCCGTGAGCAAGGTAAGATTCGGATTAGTCCGAATAGCCGTCAATAAGTTGCCGGCCGATGGGGTCAATACTTGGTCGATACTATGAATGTATCCATTCGCCACCTGAATATCGGCCTGAATCACCTGGGCATTATTGATAAAAACCCTGCCATCCGACGCTTTGTTGATGTAAGCGACACCTTTATCGGCCGTCGTTACCGGATTAAGTCCACCCGGAATTGCTGATGCCGGTACAGGTCCCTCCAGTACATGATACAACAATAAACTCCGTACCTGCTCTTTCG is a window of Spirosoma linguale DSM 74 DNA encoding:
- a CDS encoding alkyl hydroperoxide reductase/ Thiol specific antioxidant/ Mal allergen (PFAM: alkyl hydroperoxide reductase/ Thiol specific antioxidant/ Mal allergen; Redoxin domain protein~KEGG: tgr:Tgr7_0547 peroxiredoxin-like protein) → MKHLLPMAAVTLLLLPSACSGQSTPATVKPGTYRAVLKTKGGELPFGLDIQPTATDPKTYTVFAINGNERLKMDPATVQNDSLRIPMTLFESELVAKINGNQLRGVWRRRRTAQQTQTLPFSAQHGLAYRFVPDNKSATTNLTGKWATDFGSKSGKVDTVNAVGVFDQKGNRLAGTFLTPTGDYRYLDGNVVGDSLFLSCFDGSHIYLFKAKHDPATKTLTGGHWAGVSGYEAWVARFDPAADLPDPAKLTYLKPGAKTLNFSFPEPGGKTVSTTDPRFKNKVTIVQIMGSWCPNCMDETNFLSPWYKRNKQRGVEVVGLAFERSAEMSESGPKIERMKQRFQIDYPVALAGTNDKAQASKALPDLNAVVAFPTTIFIDKKGQVRHIHTGFSGPGTGKYYDQYVEEFNRLVDKLLAEPGF
- a CDS encoding peptidylprolyl isomerase FKBP-type (PFAM: peptidylprolyl isomerase FKBP-type~KEGG: bbt:BBta_2200 peptidylprolyl isomerase), encoding MRTFHSVILGALLIGGLVSCQPQSIDSNADAATVFAANQTDINNYAISKGLSGTTSASGLYFQTTVPSSSTVVPTYGQEIEFNYKLYVLNGPSNTGVTNSTAVTDKVVDSAYVKTPAYIPFFSGSLKSGLEEGLKKMHEGESAIMIMPSLLAFGNVATSDNTIPANSPVRFDVTVRRARTEDQQIDDYIAANNLVVTEKTTTGLRFIKTKDNPTGATPTANQTITINFAGKLLRATTGFAGGTGTDTKTVGVLKYVPGFEEGLLKLKVGEKATVIFPSSLGYGATGAAQNQTYVIPPYSPLSFDLEVVSVK
- a CDS encoding peptidylprolyl isomerase FKBP-type (PFAM: peptidylprolyl isomerase FKBP-type~KEGG: mxa:MXAN_4085 peptidylprolyl cis-trans isomerase, FKBP-type): MRNSLQLILGLLLVGGFTSCQKENVDTSGADVFEADKAIIQDYAASKGLNGSMTANGIYYALTKAGGSTVSPANGQEAEFSYTLYTLVRGSGTAVTDKFVDSTYATKSSYTYLVATNPGLTEGLFRMREGDQGVILLPSDYAFGSSGSLDGAIPPNTPVRLNVTLKRIRTEDQQINEYMTANKLTPTEVTVSGLRFIKTVTNSNGATPLGNQTLNVRYRGTLLRSSSAFDSTGTGTVGFTLGQSVAGFDEGLSKLKVGEKATIIMPSKIGYGATGRSVIPPYAPMRFDIELVSAQ
- a CDS encoding transcriptional regulator, MarR family (PFAM: regulatory protein MarR~SMART: regulatory protein MarR~KEGG: mxa:MXAN_0654 MarR family transcriptional regulator) — its product is MKKEKTVDFHIKWGWHAISRMYNAYASRFGITMAIGYVLLNVDLEEGTPATKIGPLLGMEPRSLVRMLKSLEERGLIRREVDGNDKRFVRIYLTDEGKAKREMARDGVIQFNNMIRERIPLDKLVVFFDVMKEINKMVEEENIKIKATESEELSLE
- a CDS encoding S-adenosyl-methyltransferase MraW (TIGRFAM: S-adenosyl-methyltransferase MraW~PFAM: methyltransferase~KEGG: lhk:LHK_03064 MraW), giving the protein MATYHEPVLLQACIDGLNLQPGGTYVDITFGGGGHSREILNQLEGGKLFGFDQDADARANAQAIGDSRLTFVASNFRNIKRYLRLYKAEQVDGILADLGISSHQIDTPERGFSTRFDADLDMRMNQNADKTARQVVNEYPEAELHRILGMYGEITNARTAAAALVSARSNRPLKTVNDLKAALQRLAPRGKENKYFAQVFQALRIEVNEELQALEEFLEQVPDILKPGGRLVVMSYHSLEDRLVKNFINKGKFQGEVEKDLFGNDLKPLQSITRKPVEATPEEIARNPRARSAKLRIAEKL
- a CDS encoding beta-Ig-H3/fasciclin (PFAM: beta-Ig-H3/fasciclin~SMART: beta-Ig-H3/fasciclin~KEGG: reu:Reut_C6236 beta-Ig-H3/fasciclin), whose amino-acid sequence is MNALFLKGTRLMSVLFLVLTVLTGCTKSDDTVATPQTITDRILEDSQFSILRAAVTYSEMGDLLKGGNLTLFAPNDAAFQVAGYGSPTAIAALSKEQVRSLLLYHVLEGPVPASAIPGGLNPVTTADKGVAYINKASDGRVFINNAQVIQADIQVANGYIHSIDQVLTPSAGNLLTAIRTNPNLTLLTAAVNRVAASNPTLLATLSNNASTNLVTIFAPNDAAFRSAGYTDLAAINAANLQTLTNVLLYHVVSGVTFSNQFQTGTLNTLLTGNRLIVLSTANLLTIKGNKNATTATVKQGNIPANSGVIHIIDQVLLP